From a single Micromonospora pallida genomic region:
- a CDS encoding NAD(P)-dependent oxidoreductase: protein MAARKVAVLGLGGMGGGMAHRLLDSGLELTVWNRTAAKAAGLVAAGARQAASPAEAVADADVVLVSLADEEAVEQVLFGAVCPAAKPGTPIIDTSTVSPTYAREAGERAAKAGVKRIEACVVGNPHQARNGELRVLTAGTQADLAEVEDVLALLGPQVVYLGPPGMAATMKLVFNVMLGAQVTSMAEAVAYGVKSGLNRDMLLMAVERSGFSSKVMSFRAALMRERKYEPAAFRTRLMNKDLRLALAEAAKVGVEMPVIERSAVTFTEAIDAGYGDQDAASVHEMFGLNEG, encoded by the coding sequence ATGGCCGCCCGGAAGGTCGCCGTCCTCGGACTGGGCGGCATGGGTGGCGGCATGGCGCACCGGCTGTTGGACAGCGGCCTGGAGCTGACCGTCTGGAACCGCACCGCGGCGAAGGCGGCCGGGCTGGTCGCGGCCGGTGCCCGGCAGGCGGCCTCGCCGGCCGAGGCGGTCGCGGACGCGGACGTGGTCCTGGTCAGCCTCGCCGACGAGGAGGCCGTGGAGCAGGTCCTGTTCGGGGCGGTCTGCCCGGCGGCCAAGCCGGGTACGCCGATCATCGACACCTCCACCGTCTCCCCCACGTACGCCCGGGAGGCGGGCGAGCGGGCGGCGAAGGCCGGGGTGAAGCGGATCGAGGCGTGCGTGGTGGGCAACCCGCACCAGGCTCGCAACGGCGAGCTGCGGGTGCTGACCGCCGGTACGCAGGCCGACCTGGCCGAGGTGGAGGATGTCCTCGCCCTGCTCGGGCCGCAGGTGGTCTACCTGGGTCCGCCCGGGATGGCCGCGACGATGAAGCTGGTCTTCAACGTCATGCTCGGCGCGCAGGTCACCTCGATGGCCGAGGCGGTCGCCTACGGCGTGAAGTCCGGGCTGAACCGGGACATGCTGCTGATGGCGGTGGAGCGGAGCGGCTTCAGCTCGAAGGTGATGTCGTTCCGGGCCGCGCTGATGCGCGAGCGCAAGTACGAGCCGGCCGCCTTCCGGACCCGGCTGATGAACAAGGACCTGCGGCTGGCCCTCGCGGAGGCGGCCAAGGTGGGCGTGGAGATGCCCGTCATCGAACGTTCCGCGGTCACCTTCACCGAGGCGATCGACGCCGGCTACGGCGACCAGGACGCCGCCTCGGTGCACGAGATGTTCGGCCTGAACGAGGGCTGA
- a CDS encoding SDR family NAD(P)-dependent oxidoreductase, with product MDLQLAGKRALVTGGTRGIGRAIVTALAGAGASVVTCYRTDDEAAESLKRDLKSTDGTHQVVQADLRDPADVARFVEVAKTELGGLDIVVNSAGVDSHAPAAGVTIDEWRRVLDTNLTAFHLVTHAALPLLGAGASIVAVGASVSTRGLAGKAHYTASKAAINGWMRSVCKEIGPRGIRINEVAPGIIETEPGAGLPPEMYERIKANASLRRLGTPEDVANAVLLLASPLSGYVTGATLHVDGGI from the coding sequence GTGGATCTTCAACTGGCCGGCAAGCGCGCCCTGGTCACGGGTGGCACCCGCGGCATCGGACGGGCCATCGTCACGGCCCTGGCCGGGGCGGGCGCCTCGGTCGTCACCTGCTACCGCACTGACGACGAGGCGGCGGAGAGCCTCAAGCGGGACCTGAAGTCGACCGACGGCACCCACCAGGTGGTCCAGGCCGACCTGCGGGACCCGGCGGACGTGGCGCGCTTCGTCGAGGTCGCGAAGACCGAGCTCGGCGGGCTCGACATCGTGGTCAACAGCGCCGGCGTGGACAGCCACGCGCCGGCCGCCGGGGTCACCATCGACGAGTGGCGGCGGGTGCTGGACACCAACCTGACCGCCTTCCACCTGGTCACCCACGCGGCGCTGCCGCTGCTCGGCGCGGGTGCGTCGATCGTCGCGGTCGGCGCGTCGGTCAGCACCCGGGGCCTGGCCGGCAAGGCCCACTACACCGCCAGCAAGGCCGCCATCAACGGCTGGATGCGGTCGGTGTGCAAGGAGATCGGCCCGCGCGGCATCCGGATCAACGAGGTCGCCCCGGGCATCATCGAGACCGAGCCGGGCGCGGGCCTGCCGCCGGAGATGTACGAGCGGATCAAGGCCAACGCCTCGCTGCGTCGCCTGGGCACCCCGGAGGACGTGGCCAACGCGGTCCTGCTGCTGGCCAGCCCGCTGTCCGGGTACGTCACCGGGGCCACCCTGCACGTGGATGGCGGCATCTGA